The Acidobacteriota bacterium genome has a segment encoding these proteins:
- a CDS encoding tetratricopeptide repeat protein, with protein sequence MADKITSIALAIFFLFSCAGGSLQEKGAIAGVEPIANIYLHENHSESLSIWKEHDLRNRILVHFDGHIDMDWIPEVFIKEIQSCRTADDIRRRIAHPYEMKSGYEGMISIWNFIYPAARLGIIREFYWVVPDGTFNRKNLLEDLRSLLAIKMHGVTPAELQVLTLHENRISGKVLGVPTTILELDYLPKIREPVLLDIDVDYFTTDSAIDQKVLLDPSLHPDEFIKRIAHKKILTDIVTISYSSVGGFLPVSCHHYGDIIQERLRNPASKKSKKEFEQEAVDDPILKDADLHQADAMRGAGQIDEAKRLYRKYISQHPEGSHRLYAKFRLATAFADVGPYEQAFRLLGELLSESPDIADARYYLARLYRESGNLREAIVELREAVKLDRFNGIYAAELGSCLLVSGYESEALEWLQKSLEFKPCNGNAHLTLAFHFARKGDMENAAEELKSALFVRPWDVDARFQLGTIYFHQKKLKEAREELEKVLRIAPAHAMARNLLSKLND encoded by the coding sequence ATGGCAGACAAGATCACCTCGATCGCGCTTGCCATCTTCTTTCTGTTCTCCTGCGCCGGGGGCTCCTTGCAAGAGAAAGGAGCCATTGCCGGAGTGGAACCCATTGCAAACATCTATCTTCATGAAAACCACTCCGAGAGTCTATCCATCTGGAAAGAGCATGATCTCAGAAACAGGATCCTCGTCCATTTCGATGGGCACATTGATATGGACTGGATACCGGAGGTATTCATCAAAGAGATTCAGTCCTGCCGCACCGCCGATGATATCCGAAGGCGCATCGCTCACCCCTATGAGATGAAATCAGGATACGAAGGGATGATTTCCATCTGGAACTTCATCTATCCAGCCGCCCGGCTGGGAATTATCCGCGAATTTTACTGGGTCGTACCGGATGGAACCTTCAACAGAAAGAATCTCCTCGAAGATCTTCGCTCATTACTCGCCATCAAGATGCATGGCGTTACCCCGGCGGAGTTACAGGTGCTGACGCTTCACGAGAACCGGATTTCCGGGAAGGTGCTGGGAGTGCCCACCACAATCCTGGAGCTGGACTATCTGCCGAAAATAAGAGAACCGGTCCTTCTCGACATTGACGTTGATTACTTCACGACCGATTCCGCCATCGACCAGAAGGTCCTGCTGGATCCATCCCTCCATCCCGATGAGTTCATCAAACGGATTGCCCATAAGAAAATCCTGACAGACATCGTGACGATCAGCTATTCAAGCGTGGGAGGATTTCTTCCGGTATCATGTCACCACTATGGAGACATCATCCAGGAAAGGCTTAGGAACCCTGCATCCAAAAAGAGCAAGAAGGAGTTCGAGCAAGAGGCTGTTGATGATCCAATCTTGAAGGATGCCGATCTCCATCAGGCAGATGCCATGCGAGGAGCCGGACAGATAGATGAAGCGAAGAGGCTTTACAGAAAGTATATCTCTCAGCATCCTGAAGGCTCGCATCGCCTGTACGCGAAGTTTCGCCTGGCCACGGCTTTCGCGGATGTTGGGCCTTACGAGCAGGCCTTCCGTTTGCTCGGTGAGCTTCTTTCCGAATCGCCTGACATTGCCGATGCGAGATACTACCTCGCACGCCTTTACAGGGAAAGCGGAAATCTCAGAGAAGCGATTGTCGAGCTGAGAGAGGCAGTTAAGCTTGACCGGTTCAACGGAATTTATGCGGCCGAGCTGGGATCCTGTCTTCTCGTTTCAGGCTACGAATCAGAGGCTCTGGAGTGGCTTCAGAAATCGCTAGAGTTCAAACCATGCAACGGCAATGCTCATCTGACCCTTGCCTTCCACTTCGCGAGAAAAGGAGATATGGAGAATGCTGCGGAAGAGCTGAAGAGCGCGCTCTTCGTCCGTCCCTGGGACGTAGATGCCCGCTTCCAGCTTGGTACAATCTACTTCCATCAAAAAAAGCTTAAAGAGGCAAGAGAAGAACTGGAAAAAGTCCTTCGAATCGCACCGGCACACGCGATGGCCCGCAATCTGCTCTCCAAACTAAATGATTAA
- the thiS gene encoding sulfur carrier protein ThiS — translation MTIILNGEKFELVESSTISDLLKLLDLHPQGVAVEHNRHIINKAKYDETILKENDRVEIVHFVGGG, via the coding sequence ATGACTATCATTTTAAATGGTGAAAAGTTCGAATTGGTCGAGAGCTCCACGATCTCGGACCTGCTGAAGTTGCTTGACTTGCATCCTCAGGGAGTGGCCGTGGAGCACAACAGGCATATAATCAATAAGGCGAAATACGATGAGACGATCCTGAAGGAGAACGACAGGGTGGAGATCGTTCATTTCGTCGGCGGTGGCTAA
- the smpB gene encoding SsrA-binding protein SmpB produces MEKVKILATNRQAHHNYFIHDRYEAGIALVGTEVKSSREGKINLKDSYAKLEDGELFLVNCHISPYFHGNIMNHDPLRKRKLLMHRGEIRRLEKNIIQAGFTLIPLQVYLKKGKIKIEMGLAKGKKLYDKREAKKRKDIDREMKREGRRPSR; encoded by the coding sequence ATGGAGAAGGTCAAGATCCTGGCAACGAACAGGCAGGCTCATCATAATTATTTTATCCATGACAGGTATGAGGCGGGCATAGCCCTCGTGGGAACAGAGGTCAAGTCCTCGCGAGAGGGGAAGATCAACCTGAAGGATAGCTATGCGAAATTGGAGGATGGCGAGCTCTTCCTGGTCAACTGCCATATCAGCCCGTACTTCCATGGCAATATCATGAATCATGATCCGCTGCGCAAGAGGAAGCTTCTGATGCACCGAGGCGAGATAAGGCGCCTCGAAAAGAATATCATTCAGGCAGGATTCACGCTGATTCCCCTCCAGGTCTATCTGAAAAAAGGTAAAATCAAAATAGAGATGGGTCTCGCAAAAGGGAAAAAACTTTATGACAAAAGGGAGGCCAAGAAAAGAAAGGATATCGACCGTGAAATGAAACGGGAAGGGCGACGCCCTTCCCGTTAG
- a CDS encoding NCS2 family permease — MLEKLFKLTANRTNIRTEVIAGVTTFMTMAYIIFVQPAVLSVAGMNFGAVMMATCISAAIATFLMGLYANYPIALAPAMGENFFYVYTVVLTMGIPWQTALGAVFLSGVAFFVLTLFKIRELIIDAVPRSLKNAIAVGIGFFITFIGLVNAGIIEKSSGEIVRLGEIRSTPVLLSIFGILLTVILMIRKVKGAILIGIIATALVALPLGIVKYQGLVSPPPSLAPTFMQMDIMGAIRLGLVTVVTVFLFMAIFDAIGTLIGIGEQAGFLVEGKLPRANRALMSDALGTVVGAALGTSTVTAYIESAAGVEEGGRTGLANVITGFLFLLAIFFSPLAMMIGGGYKVGESTYLYPITSPALIIVGCMMAKNITKIAWDDLTESFPAFLTMIGMPLTYSIADGLAFGFISYPLLKALSGKFHEISWLVYLLGLLFLLRYALIAIH; from the coding sequence ATGCTTGAGAAATTGTTCAAACTTACCGCGAACAGGACCAACATAAGAACAGAGGTTATCGCCGGAGTCACTACCTTCATGACGATGGCCTACATCATCTTCGTACAGCCGGCTGTTCTCTCGGTCGCAGGGATGAATTTTGGAGCGGTGATGATGGCCACATGCATCTCCGCGGCCATCGCCACCTTTCTGATGGGACTCTATGCGAACTATCCCATCGCCCTTGCCCCCGCAATGGGTGAAAACTTCTTCTACGTTTACACCGTTGTCCTCACGATGGGGATCCCCTGGCAGACAGCTCTCGGTGCCGTTTTCCTCTCCGGAGTTGCATTCTTTGTCCTGACTCTCTTCAAGATAAGAGAACTTATTATCGATGCCGTACCCCGTTCTCTGAAAAACGCCATTGCCGTTGGAATAGGTTTCTTCATAACATTCATCGGTCTGGTCAACGCGGGTATCATCGAAAAGAGCTCCGGCGAAATCGTGAGGCTCGGGGAGATCCGCTCGACACCGGTCCTGCTCTCCATCTTCGGGATACTCCTGACCGTCATTCTGATGATCAGGAAGGTGAAGGGAGCCATTCTGATAGGGATCATAGCAACAGCACTCGTGGCGCTGCCTCTCGGGATCGTCAAGTATCAGGGTCTGGTCAGCCCACCACCCTCTCTTGCCCCAACCTTCATGCAGATGGACATCATGGGAGCGATCAGGCTTGGACTTGTCACCGTCGTGACAGTTTTTCTCTTCATGGCAATATTCGATGCCATTGGAACGCTGATCGGAATCGGTGAGCAGGCGGGGTTTCTCGTGGAAGGAAAGCTTCCACGCGCCAACAGGGCTCTCATGTCCGATGCCCTGGGGACGGTTGTGGGCGCGGCTCTGGGCACGTCAACGGTCACGGCTTATATTGAAAGCGCCGCAGGTGTTGAGGAAGGGGGGCGGACCGGGCTTGCAAATGTTATCACGGGATTTTTATTTCTGCTAGCCATCTTCTTTTCACCCCTGGCGATGATGATCGGAGGAGGATATAAAGTTGGAGAATCGACCTACCTTTACCCCATCACATCGCCCGCTCTCATCATCGTCGGCTGCATGATGGCCAAGAACATCACGAAGATTGCCTGGGATGATCTGACGGAGTCCTTCCCTGCCTTCCTGACGATGATCGGTATGCCTCTCACCTACAGCATCGCCGACGGGCTGGCCTTTGGATTCATCTCTTATCCATTGCTCAAGGCCCTTAGCGGGAAATTCCATGAGATCTCCTGGCTCGTTTATCTCCTGGGTCTCCTTTTTCTCCTCAGATATGCTTTGATCGCCATCCATTGA
- a CDS encoding methylated-DNA--[protein]-cysteine S-methyltransferase, which translates to MQRKTKEKILYAELRGTPVGNLFIGASGKRLAFLSFGDRSEKALVEKESKRFGESPTFIKAGILNLKDLRKGSLQPGELKGAERHLKILKGTAYQLADYFYGRLKRFQIKKDATMLTDFEKGVLKELERIPCGKTSSYQEIARRVGNPRASRAVGNAVGKNPFAIIVPCHRIIRKDGSLGGFGAPVSIKKLLLSFEKNLSSINKP; encoded by the coding sequence ATGCAAAGAAAAACAAAAGAAAAAATACTGTATGCGGAGTTGAGAGGAACACCCGTGGGAAATCTCTTCATTGGAGCTTCCGGCAAGCGGCTTGCATTTCTGTCATTTGGAGACAGATCTGAAAAGGCACTCGTTGAGAAAGAATCAAAAAGATTCGGGGAATCTCCAACCTTTATAAAAGCCGGAATCTTAAACTTGAAAGACCTACGCAAGGGATCGCTCCAGCCCGGAGAGCTGAAGGGCGCTGAAAGACATCTGAAAATCCTCAAGGGAACCGCTTATCAGCTTGCCGATTATTTTTACGGCCGACTGAAGAGATTTCAGATAAAGAAAGATGCGACTATGCTGACAGATTTTGAAAAGGGTGTTCTAAAGGAGCTCGAGAGAATTCCCTGCGGGAAGACATCATCCTATCAGGAAATAGCAAGAAGGGTCGGAAATCCAAGGGCGTCAAGGGCTGTCGGAAATGCCGTGGGGAAAAACCCTTTTGCCATCATTGTTCCCTGCCACAGGATCATCAGGAAAGATGGCTCTCTTGGAGGCTTTGGAGCCCCTGTTTCAATAAAGAAGTTACTTCTCTCCTTCGAGAAGAATCTTTCTTCTATCAATAAACCCTGA
- a CDS encoding GIY-YIG nuclease family protein: MKNRYDMREMKDRIHDFIETHGGIVSSVALVKGLLKAHYDSEEAARRIVFSLLKGDNRFKYLEAAGWTVAEDRMKLVPLSERLFVVFAANISESGRWRGMICEASFIKIKNGKEAGSFHIDMPAENSGMQPGIKIKDARRILRFLEDGIVAFSEPLSTFRQLQMELGNKTGEFPGNESISIKKVMGNLFRLKRNAGIEEAARVLGISLLAGSSARIKAKGATEILLILLEDLAESGIKSFSDLKRLEERRGENVDFSKFDFDRAFLDGIPETPGVYRFLDEENRPVYVGRAKNLNRRISSYFWSFATRPEKITSLHRSIRKIYFEETGSELEAILREAEMIRLLRPPMNAQFEVHERGARYGKRGNMVIILPGVSRKEAILYFLKDGSLIKKVEFREKIDLQEIECLLRSAFFSRRKASGAGKTGIVSEDGAIRAKRRYERKLVGVCSDKAVELISSYLMKNRDSVNWFDPTDYKDSHEALKIIELHLKDSLEERERIIHR, translated from the coding sequence ATGAAGAATCGATATGACATGCGGGAGATGAAAGATCGAATCCACGATTTCATCGAAACGCATGGAGGAATCGTCTCAAGCGTGGCACTGGTGAAAGGGCTTTTGAAGGCTCATTACGACAGCGAGGAAGCAGCCAGAAGGATCGTTTTCTCTCTCCTGAAAGGGGATAATCGATTCAAGTATCTTGAAGCCGCGGGCTGGACTGTCGCTGAGGATAGGATGAAGCTCGTTCCCCTTAGCGAGCGGCTATTCGTAGTCTTTGCGGCAAACATATCTGAAAGCGGCAGGTGGAGGGGGATGATCTGTGAAGCTTCGTTTATTAAGATCAAAAATGGAAAGGAAGCGGGATCATTCCACATCGACATGCCTGCTGAAAATTCCGGCATGCAGCCGGGAATCAAGATCAAGGATGCACGCAGGATCCTGAGATTCTTGGAGGATGGCATCGTTGCCTTCTCCGAGCCTCTCTCCACGTTCCGGCAGTTGCAGATGGAACTCGGAAACAAGACAGGAGAATTTCCAGGAAACGAATCAATCTCCATCAAGAAAGTCATGGGCAACCTGTTCCGCCTTAAGAGAAACGCCGGGATCGAGGAAGCGGCAAGGGTTCTCGGGATATCTCTTCTTGCTGGAAGTTCCGCGCGGATCAAGGCAAAAGGGGCGACGGAAATTCTTCTCATCCTCCTCGAAGATCTTGCCGAGTCCGGAATCAAATCCTTCTCTGACCTGAAGAGGCTTGAAGAGAGAAGAGGGGAGAATGTCGATTTCTCGAAGTTCGATTTCGATCGGGCATTTCTGGATGGCATCCCTGAGACTCCGGGTGTCTATAGGTTCCTCGATGAAGAGAATAGACCCGTCTATGTCGGGAGGGCTAAAAATCTGAACAGGAGGATCTCCTCCTATTTCTGGAGTTTTGCTACCAGGCCAGAGAAGATTACATCCCTGCATCGCTCCATCAGGAAGATATATTTTGAAGAGACTGGTTCCGAGCTGGAAGCCATCCTCAGAGAAGCGGAAATGATCCGGCTACTGAGACCGCCCATGAACGCCCAGTTCGAGGTCCACGAGAGAGGGGCTCGCTACGGGAAAAGAGGAAATATGGTCATCATCCTTCCTGGTGTTTCCAGGAAAGAAGCCATTCTCTACTTCCTGAAAGATGGATCATTGATAAAGAAAGTTGAATTCCGGGAAAAAATCGATCTTCAGGAGATCGAGTGCCTCCTTAGATCAGCATTTTTCTCTCGAAGGAAAGCCTCCGGTGCAGGCAAAACAGGGATAGTTTCAGAAGATGGAGCGATTCGTGCGAAGAGAAGATACGAGCGAAAACTTGTAGGGGTATGTTCCGATAAGGCAGTAGAACTGATCTCTTCCTATTTAATGAAGAATAGAGACAGCGTGAACTGGTTCGACCCCACCGACTACAAGGATTCACATGAAGCACTGAAGATAATCGAGTTGCATTTAAAAGATTCTCTCGAGGAGCGGGAGAGGATAATTCATCGCTGA
- a CDS encoding nucleotide sugar dehydrogenase, which translates to MEVKYSISPSGEKFALPSPGDYEKEFTRLKEIVRKQRALGREIVIVMGVGFVGAVMAAIVADSVDKKGKQNKFVIGVQRPSTRSFWKIPMINRGLSPVKAEDPEVDPMIRRCVLEKKTLMATYTYDVLSLADVIVVDVQCDFLKESLGDCRTGRVDMEALEESFYIIAKHIPASCLVVIETTVAPGTTEQVAYPIMKKIFRQRGIKSEPLLSHSYERVMPGRNYVASIRDFWRVCSGVNEKAKKRVVKFLSEVLNTKDFPLTVLDRPIESETAKIVENSYRATILAFLNEWSLFCERNGVDLIKVIKAIKKRPTHSNIIFPGPGIGGYCLPKDGGLGFWAYKHILGFEDDILKMTPMAIDINDTRSLHAAQLIRDALRNMNRPIAAANVLILGASYREDVGDTRYSGSEIIIRKLAEMGSEIRVHDPYVEHWWEFEAQDVYPSIGQSRARFFRNQDKLKELRIQKDLFKALKGVDAVVFAVPHKQYPDLKPEAVVKAIGNPAAIVDCFGILDDAKIQRYFELGCEVKGMGRGHIQRIKDSVRRGKK; encoded by the coding sequence ATGGAAGTGAAATACTCGATTAGCCCGTCTGGAGAGAAATTCGCACTCCCCTCGCCCGGGGATTATGAAAAGGAATTTACGAGATTAAAGGAGATCGTCAGGAAACAGAGAGCCCTGGGGCGCGAGATTGTTATTGTAATGGGAGTTGGTTTCGTCGGCGCCGTCATGGCTGCAATTGTCGCAGATTCAGTAGATAAAAAAGGAAAACAAAATAAGTTCGTCATTGGAGTGCAGCGGCCAAGCACCCGGAGCTTCTGGAAGATTCCTATGATCAATCGGGGACTCTCTCCCGTCAAGGCAGAAGACCCTGAAGTTGATCCCATGATCCGTCGGTGTGTCCTTGAGAAGAAGACTCTCATGGCAACCTACACCTATGACGTACTCTCTCTTGCCGATGTCATCGTTGTCGATGTCCAGTGTGATTTTCTGAAGGAGTCCCTTGGAGATTGCCGGACCGGAAGAGTTGACATGGAAGCCTTAGAGGAATCTTTCTACATAATCGCAAAACATATTCCGGCCTCCTGCCTCGTTGTCATCGAGACGACCGTCGCCCCGGGTACGACCGAGCAGGTCGCTTACCCTATCATGAAGAAGATCTTCAGGCAGAGAGGGATCAAGAGCGAACCTCTACTGTCCCATAGCTATGAAAGGGTTATGCCCGGCCGAAATTACGTTGCGAGCATCAGGGACTTCTGGCGCGTCTGCAGCGGCGTGAATGAGAAGGCAAAGAAGCGCGTCGTGAAATTCCTGAGTGAAGTCCTGAACACGAAAGATTTCCCGCTTACAGTCCTGGACAGACCGATCGAATCAGAGACTGCCAAGATTGTCGAGAATAGCTACCGCGCCACAATACTTGCCTTCCTCAATGAGTGGAGCCTCTTCTGCGAGAGGAATGGCGTTGATCTGATCAAAGTGATCAAGGCCATTAAGAAGAGACCGACGCATAGCAATATTATCTTCCCCGGCCCGGGGATCGGCGGCTACTGTCTGCCGAAGGATGGCGGGCTTGGCTTTTGGGCATATAAGCACATCCTCGGATTTGAAGACGACATCCTGAAGATGACCCCGATGGCAATAGACATCAACGACACCCGTTCTCTGCATGCGGCGCAGCTCATCAGGGATGCCCTCAGGAACATGAACCGCCCCATTGCCGCAGCCAACGTACTCATCCTGGGCGCCTCCTATCGAGAGGACGTGGGAGATACTCGTTACAGCGGCTCCGAGATTATCATACGCAAGCTGGCGGAGATGGGATCGGAGATAAGAGTCCATGATCCTTACGTTGAACACTGGTGGGAATTTGAGGCTCAGGACGTTTACCCAAGTATCGGCCAGAGCCGCGCTCGCTTCTTCCGCAATCAGGACAAGCTGAAAGAACTGAGGATCCAGAAAGATCTATTTAAGGCATTGAAGGGGGTCGATGCCGTTGTCTTTGCAGTTCCTCACAAGCAGTATCCGGACCTCAAGCCAGAAGCAGTCGTGAAGGCGATTGGTAACCCTGCTGCCATAGTCGATTGCTTCGGCATTCTAGACGATGCGAAGATCCAGCGCTATTTCGAACTGGGATGCGAGGTCAAGGGTATGGGACGCGGCCACATCCAGCGAATCAAAGACAGCGTCAGGAGAGGGAAGAAATGA
- a CDS encoding thiazole synthase encodes MDMPRLTIAGREYNSRLIIGTGKYASFEQTRRALEESGAEIVTVAVRRVNISDRSKESLLDYIDPDKYTILPNTAGCYTADDAIRTAFLARETGLSNLIKLEVIGDEKTLFPDNEGLIQATKELVREGFIVMPYTNDDVVVARKLRDAGAAAVMPLGAPIGSGLGIQNPNNIRIILEAIQDIPIIIDAGVGTASDATVAMELGCDGVLMNTGIAGAKDPIKMARAMRLAVESGRIAYEAGRIPRKLYATASSPIEGIIR; translated from the coding sequence ATGGACATGCCAAGACTGACAATAGCGGGCAGAGAGTACAATTCCCGGTTGATCATAGGAACGGGGAAGTATGCCTCCTTCGAGCAGACGAGGAGGGCGCTCGAAGAATCGGGAGCCGAGATAGTGACCGTTGCCGTCAGAAGGGTTAATATCTCTGATCGCTCGAAGGAGTCCCTCCTAGATTACATCGATCCCGATAAGTACACAATACTCCCCAATACGGCAGGGTGCTATACAGCCGATGATGCGATCCGGACCGCTTTTCTAGCTCGGGAGACAGGGCTTTCCAATCTCATAAAGCTGGAGGTGATCGGGGATGAAAAGACACTCTTTCCCGACAACGAGGGGCTCATCCAGGCTACGAAGGAACTCGTGAGAGAAGGGTTCATCGTCATGCCTTACACAAATGACGATGTCGTCGTCGCAAGGAAGCTGAGGGATGCTGGAGCGGCCGCCGTCATGCCGCTGGGAGCTCCCATTGGTTCAGGCCTCGGGATACAGAACCCGAACAACATCAGGATCATCCTGGAAGCAATCCAGGACATCCCGATCATCATCGATGCAGGTGTGGGAACGGCTTCCGATGCTACCGTCGCCATGGAACTGGGATGCGATGGCGTTTTGATGAATACGGGGATCGCTGGAGCGAAAGATCCCATCAAGATGGCAAGGGCTATGCGCCTCGCGGTCGAGTCTGGAAGAATTGCCTATGAGGCGGGGAGAATCCCCAGAAAGCTCTATGCTACGGCCTCCAGCCCGATAGAAGGCATCATCCGATGA
- a CDS encoding M3 family metallopeptidase → MDLSKVDALRKDAEEFLIKQGEMGWKNWTLGEDLDQASLYKKYKHLFTRENIATVGWAVQEEKDPDQRRALELFRSYLMFEYIGKKIADLSDEVTNYESQAEISVDGEEISYRQSSVLLANENSHEKRIRIYSACDKVLEKVNPLLRKMEEITLEEARELGFSSYIEMCSTLKKCNYYDVEERCRTFLEKTDPIYAELLGEALKAIGMTQERFLRCDSWRMNRDTSFDQYFTEEKIIDTLKATLLAMGMNLDSQKNILIDSEKRERKYSRAVCYNIRVPEDIRVSIKPMGGAEDYRSLFHEMGHAEHFANTQQEVWEFQQLGDYTFTENFAFLFEHLLAEREWLAKYSGMTEKEIQRFLRSQAMKRLWYVRRYSAKLIYELELHAGAASPEKIYSKMLSAALKYNPIPSDEKRYLDDVDSAFYVADYLRAWFLEAMLKEKLREKFGEEWFESKEAGDYLRQFMAYGQKMEADEYARMLGYEKIIPEPLIREIQRMAGSKVHSN, encoded by the coding sequence ATGGATCTCTCTAAGGTGGATGCGCTCCGGAAGGATGCGGAAGAGTTCCTGATCAAGCAGGGAGAGATGGGCTGGAAGAATTGGACTCTCGGAGAAGACCTCGACCAGGCCTCTCTTTACAAAAAATATAAGCATCTCTTCACAAGAGAGAACATCGCAACCGTGGGGTGGGCTGTCCAGGAGGAGAAAGACCCTGACCAGAGGCGCGCTCTCGAACTCTTCCGTTCATATCTGATGTTCGAGTATATCGGCAAGAAGATAGCAGACCTCTCAGATGAGGTGACTAACTACGAATCCCAGGCGGAGATAAGCGTCGACGGCGAGGAGATCTCCTATCGGCAATCATCGGTCCTTCTGGCCAATGAGAACAGTCACGAGAAGAGAATCAGAATCTATAGCGCATGCGATAAAGTCCTCGAGAAAGTCAATCCACTCTTGCGGAAGATGGAGGAGATCACCCTAGAGGAAGCGAGGGAGCTCGGATTCTCTTCCTACATCGAGATGTGCTCCACGCTGAAAAAGTGCAATTACTATGATGTCGAAGAAAGGTGCAGGACGTTCCTTGAAAAGACAGACCCGATCTATGCCGAGCTTCTCGGAGAGGCGTTGAAGGCGATCGGGATGACCCAGGAACGGTTCCTGCGGTGCGACTCCTGGCGGATGAACCGGGATACCTCCTTCGACCAGTACTTCACCGAAGAGAAGATAATCGATACCTTGAAGGCAACCCTGCTTGCCATGGGGATGAACCTGGACAGTCAGAAAAACATCCTGATCGATTCCGAGAAGAGAGAGAGAAAATATTCCAGGGCAGTCTGTTACAACATCCGCGTTCCGGAGGATATCCGGGTGAGCATCAAGCCGATGGGGGGTGCCGAGGATTACCGTTCCCTCTTCCATGAGATGGGTCATGCGGAGCATTTCGCCAACACGCAGCAGGAGGTCTGGGAGTTCCAGCAGCTCGGAGACTACACCTTCACGGAAAATTTCGCTTTTCTCTTTGAACATCTCCTCGCCGAAAGAGAGTGGCTCGCCAAATACTCTGGAATGACCGAGAAAGAGATCCAGAGATTCTTGAGGTCACAGGCGATGAAGCGACTCTGGTACGTGAGAAGGTACAGTGCCAAATTGATCTATGAGCTGGAGCTGCATGCAGGCGCTGCCAGTCCCGAGAAAATCTATTCTAAAATGCTCTCCGCCGCATTGAAATACAACCCCATCCCTTCAGACGAGAAGAGATACCTCGACGACGTTGATTCGGCTTTCTATGTGGCCGACTATCTACGGGCCTGGTTCCTGGAGGCAATGCTCAAGGAGAAACTCCGGGAGAAGTTCGGGGAAGAGTGGTTTGAGTCGAAAGAGGCGGGAGATTACCTCAGGCAGTTTATGGCTTACGGCCAGAAGATGGAAGCCGACGAGTATGCCCGGATGCTCGGCTACGAGAAGATCATCCCGGAACCCCTGATCCGTGAAATTCAGAGGATGGCCGGCAGCAAGGTGCATTCCAATTGA
- a CDS encoding Spy/CpxP family protein refolding chaperone produces the protein MKGKVAIIAAILIIAGLVISASYAEPNRCGKGDPERAFTRGGPGHPGCPLGCGGMGPNIPVGKLLNNPEFIEKLGLTPEQITKLKKLHFEHQKKMINLHSNLELKRLEIRSLLDEDKLDKNLIRQKAKEIAASESDLALEKLEMMLAGGDVLTKEQIDKVKKMAHECMGKRVIKKKTNRPQRMTRHLCQPGGGFWFDEEDEVMILPPPGEGEGDEGEEIEGVEEVEVE, from the coding sequence ATGAAAGGAAAAGTTGCTATCATCGCTGCGATCCTCATCATTGCGGGACTGGTCATTTCGGCTTCATATGCGGAGCCCAATCGCTGCGGGAAAGGAGATCCGGAAAGAGCTTTTACCAGGGGAGGTCCGGGGCATCCAGGGTGTCCACTTGGGTGCGGCGGGATGGGGCCAAACATTCCGGTTGGCAAACTTTTGAATAATCCAGAGTTCATCGAAAAGCTGGGGCTCACGCCTGAACAGATAACCAAACTGAAGAAGCTTCACTTTGAACATCAGAAGAAGATGATCAATCTCCATTCCAATCTTGAGTTGAAAAGACTGGAGATCAGAAGTCTCCTCGATGAGGACAAGCTCGATAAGAACCTGATCAGGCAGAAGGCGAAGGAGATCGCTGCTTCCGAATCCGATCTGGCCCTCGAGAAGCTTGAGATGATGCTTGCGGGAGGAGACGTTCTGACCAAAGAGCAGATCGATAAAGTTAAAAAGATGGCTCACGAATGCATGGGGAAGAGAGTGATCAAGAAGAAGACGAACCGCCCTCAAAGGATGACGAGACATCTATGCCAACCGGGAGGCGGCTTCTGGTTTGATGAGGAAGATGAGGTCATGATACTTCCTCCTCCTGGCGAAGGGGAAGGCGATGAAGGTGAGGAGATCGAGGGTGTAGAAGAAGTTGAGGTTGAATAG